The following proteins are encoded in a genomic region of Candidatus Leptovillus gracilis:
- a CDS encoding ThiF family adenylyltransferase translates to MTETETIVITDPDADRYHTFSYISWWQQEVVRNARVLVVGAGALGNEVLKNLALMGIGNVMIADFDTIEDSNLSRSVLFRAKDNGRRKVDAAADAVKEINPDVKVLTWHGDINFELGMGVFRHMDVIIGCLDNREARLSINRMSWAVGKPWVDGAIEELMGIVRLFWPGQGACYECTLTDFDYQLIGLRYSCPLLARNNLLQGKVPTTPTSASIVAAFQTQEALKLLHGLEVQPGKAMIINGLTNDIYTTEYPVKQDCLSHSRLEPIVELPEMSTAVTTIAELLAEAQQRLGPETVLEFNGELVVSMRCPDCGQEEFIFKSMARLYESAADCPNCGGHRDMNLTHRISGDESFLGRSLADIDIPPLSIIRARNGRERIYLELTGDAETFLAFA, encoded by the coding sequence ATGACCGAAACCGAAACCATTGTCATCACGGATCCCGATGCCGACCGCTATCACACGTTTAGCTACATCAGTTGGTGGCAGCAAGAGGTGGTACGTAACGCCCGTGTCTTGGTGGTCGGCGCGGGCGCATTGGGCAACGAAGTCCTGAAGAACCTGGCCCTGATGGGCATCGGCAACGTAATGATCGCCGATTTTGACACCATCGAAGACAGCAACCTCAGCCGCTCTGTCCTGTTCCGGGCGAAGGACAACGGCCGTCGCAAAGTAGACGCTGCCGCCGATGCCGTCAAGGAAATCAATCCCGACGTTAAGGTCCTCACCTGGCACGGCGACATCAACTTCGAGCTGGGCATGGGCGTCTTCCGCCACATGGACGTGATCATCGGCTGCCTGGACAACCGCGAAGCGCGGCTCTCTATCAACCGCATGAGTTGGGCTGTTGGCAAGCCGTGGGTGGATGGGGCCATTGAGGAACTCATGGGCATTGTGCGCCTCTTCTGGCCCGGCCAGGGGGCGTGTTACGAATGCACCCTCACTGACTTCGATTACCAGCTCATTGGCCTGCGTTATTCCTGCCCGCTGCTGGCGCGGAACAACCTGCTGCAAGGCAAAGTGCCCACCACACCCACCAGCGCCTCCATCGTCGCCGCCTTCCAGACCCAGGAAGCGCTGAAGCTGCTGCACGGCCTGGAAGTGCAGCCGGGCAAGGCGATGATCATCAACGGCCTGACCAACGACATCTACACCACCGAGTACCCGGTGAAGCAAGATTGCCTGAGCCACAGTCGCCTGGAACCGATTGTGGAACTGCCGGAAATGAGTACGGCCGTTACCACCATCGCCGAATTATTAGCCGAAGCCCAACAACGACTCGGCCCGGAAACTGTGCTAGAATTTAATGGCGAATTGGTCGTTTCCATGCGCTGCCCCGACTGCGGCCAGGAAGAATTCATCTTCAAGAGCATGGCCCGGCTGTACGAAAGCGCCGCCGACTGCCCCAACTGTGGCGGCCACCGCGACATGAACCTGACCCACCGCATCAGCGGCGACGAATCCTTTCTCGGCCGCAGTCTGGCCGATATAGACATACCGCCCCTGAGCATTATACGCGCCCGCAACGGCCGTGAACGTATCTATCTGGAACTGACAGGCGATGCGGAAACCTTTTTGGCATTTGCGTAA
- a CDS encoding DUF58 domain-containing protein, whose product MGQFTTLIFILLLVAFLLRVDFIFYIVYVSIGLYAWNRWYTPRILGGVLAQRKFTDHAFWGEEVAVSIEVENTNRLSIPWLHLRESVAIELTARQPTNQVISLRRRETAQLLYQVRTGRRGYYRLGPLRLKTSDLFGLFPEQTGSLPADFLTVYPRIWSLSHLNLPSRLPFGTIASHQRLFADPARPMGTRPFRSGDSLRQINWKASAHTHDLLVKTFEPAISLETAVLLNLHLGDYVSKDRAYTTEWAIEVAASLAAHLINLRQPVGLISNGIDPLYQPQGGPVEFDEKSGRLLLAQPGQNGQPATPPLIAPRPGRPHLMKILERLARLEAGQTVSLAQWAATACLDLSWGVTILAITPTGDEATCHTLHRLVRAGFNPILLVVEPDHAFGQVRDRARRLGFAAYQVLERQDLERWQRPFPN is encoded by the coding sequence ATGGGTCAATTTACCACACTGATTTTTATCTTGCTGCTGGTCGCCTTTTTGCTGCGCGTAGACTTCATCTTCTACATCGTCTACGTCAGCATTGGGCTGTATGCCTGGAACCGTTGGTACACGCCGCGAATTCTTGGTGGTGTTTTGGCGCAGCGCAAATTTACCGACCACGCTTTCTGGGGCGAAGAAGTGGCCGTATCTATTGAGGTGGAAAACACCAATCGCCTGAGCATCCCCTGGCTGCACCTGCGAGAATCGGTAGCAATTGAACTGACGGCGCGCCAGCCTACCAATCAGGTCATTTCGCTGCGCCGCCGCGAAACGGCCCAACTGCTGTACCAGGTGCGGACTGGCCGCCGGGGTTATTACCGCCTGGGGCCGCTGCGCCTGAAAACCAGCGACTTGTTTGGCCTGTTCCCAGAGCAGACCGGCAGCCTGCCGGCCGATTTTCTGACCGTTTACCCACGCATCTGGAGCCTCAGCCATCTCAATTTGCCTTCGCGCCTGCCATTTGGAACCATTGCCAGCCACCAACGTCTGTTTGCCGACCCGGCCCGGCCTATGGGGACGCGCCCGTTTCGTTCGGGCGACTCGCTGCGGCAGATTAACTGGAAAGCCAGCGCCCACACACACGATTTGTTGGTAAAAACCTTTGAACCGGCTATTTCGTTGGAAACGGCCGTCCTCCTGAACCTGCACCTGGGCGATTATGTCAGCAAAGACCGAGCCTACACCACCGAATGGGCCATTGAAGTGGCCGCTTCGCTGGCCGCCCACCTCATCAATTTGCGCCAGCCCGTCGGGTTGATCAGCAATGGCATTGACCCGTTGTACCAACCACAAGGCGGCCCGGTTGAATTTGACGAAAAGAGCGGCCGCCTCCTGCTGGCTCAACCGGGGCAAAACGGCCAACCGGCCACGCCGCCGCTGATTGCCCCGCGCCCCGGCCGGCCGCATCTGATGAAAATCCTGGAGCGGCTGGCCCGGCTGGAAGCAGGGCAAACGGTGTCGTTAGCGCAGTGGGCGGCCACCGCCTGCCTGGATTTAAGCTGGGGCGTCACCATTTTGGCGATTACACCCACCGGTGACGAAGCCACCTGCCACACGCTGCACCGGCTGGTGCGCGCCGGGTTTAACCCTATTTTATTGGTTGTGGAACCAGACCATGCGTTTGGTCAAGTACGCGACCGCGCCCGGCGCCTTGGTTTTGCCGCGTATCAGGTCCTGGAAAGACAAGACCTGGAGCGGTGGCAACGGCCGTTTCCCAACTAG
- a CDS encoding EsaB/YukD family protein translates to MASIKVIIYDPTGSKKTPVELPADVPMRRLIPALVSKMGLPTNQGANPITYRLDHRASGKRLSEDDSLAGAGVQEDDILSLFPEVTAG, encoded by the coding sequence ATGGCAAGCATCAAAGTAATCATTTACGATCCCACCGGTTCTAAAAAGACCCCGGTTGAACTCCCGGCCGACGTGCCAATGCGCCGTCTGATCCCGGCGTTGGTCAGCAAAATGGGCCTGCCCACCAACCAGGGCGCCAATCCCATCACCTACCGGTTGGACCACCGCGCTTCCGGCAAGCGCCTCTCCGAGGATGATTCCCTGGCCGGCGCCGGCGTGCAAGAAGACGACATCTTGAGCTTATTCCCCGAAGTTACCGCGGGGTGA
- a CDS encoding Mov34/MPN/PAD-1 family protein: MTDEPVYAAIITIKVPESGQTASVTVVLTPPDTVTVDGRVKTLADCTLQDLQAFADELEADVWDAYEAITLLELDEQDKAEIEVTVQDRKGQTRSLADVWRRQVIILPAVDEAEGDVVADAVADTHGETADAAPAEISEAEPEIVLETAVAPVSQTEAEPDVRVADSEPVYAEPEETAVSGPDATVIAPSRARVQIAGRRLPIGSRTWMAADILLDESALRAAQAHALSSPNREVAGVLIGPRPEKQPDGRYVVHVIDTIIAKHTVMQGASVTYTPESWRYMNDKLAERYPDETAVMVGWYHTHPGFGIFLSGMDQFIHQNFFTQIWHVAFVLDPQARTSGFFCWDRQKTRVSPVEFEWPTWAARSW; encoded by the coding sequence ATGACCGACGAACCTGTTTACGCCGCAATCATTACCATTAAAGTCCCGGAATCGGGCCAAACCGCTTCGGTGACGGTGGTGCTGACGCCGCCCGACACAGTGACGGTAGACGGCCGTGTCAAAACGCTGGCCGACTGCACCTTGCAAGACCTGCAAGCCTTTGCCGACGAACTGGAAGCCGACGTGTGGGACGCTTACGAAGCCATCACCTTGCTGGAATTGGACGAGCAGGACAAGGCGGAAATTGAAGTGACCGTGCAAGACCGCAAAGGACAAACGCGCTCGTTGGCCGACGTGTGGCGGCGGCAGGTCATCATTTTGCCGGCCGTAGATGAAGCCGAAGGCGACGTTGTGGCTGACGCTGTGGCCGACACCCACGGTGAAACCGCTGACGCTGCGCCGGCCGAAATCAGCGAGGCCGAACCGGAGATTGTGCTGGAAACGGCCGTCGCCCCCGTCAGCCAAACCGAAGCGGAGCCAGATGTGCGCGTGGCCGATTCTGAGCCGGTATATGCCGAGCCGGAAGAAACGGCCGTTTCTGGCCCAGACGCCACCGTGATCGCCCCCAGTCGGGCGCGGGTGCAAATTGCCGGACGAAGGCTGCCCATCGGTTCGCGCACCTGGATGGCCGCCGACATTTTGCTCGACGAATCCGCATTACGCGCCGCCCAGGCCCACGCCCTCAGCAGCCCCAACCGGGAGGTAGCGGGCGTGTTGATTGGCCCGCGCCCGGAAAAACAGCCCGACGGCCGTTACGTCGTCCACGTCATTGACACCATCATCGCCAAACACACCGTCATGCAAGGGGCCAGCGTCACCTACACGCCGGAAAGTTGGCGCTACATGAACGATAAACTGGCCGAACGCTACCCGGATGAAACGGCCGTGATGGTCGGCTGGTATCACACGCATCCCGGCTTTGGCATCTTTTTGTCCGGCATGGACCAATTCATCCACCAGAACTTCTTCACCCAAATCTGGCACGTGGCCTTTGTGCTGGACCCACAGGCGCGCACCAGCGGCTTCTTCTGCTGGGACCGGCAAAAGACGCGCGTCAGCCCGGTGGAGTTTGAATGGCCCACCTGGGCTGCCCGCTCCTGGTAA
- a CDS encoding DUF4129 domain-containing protein translates to MATAVSQLAIAMRSQPTNVPFSWSQSVVQPALVIINTLALISGPLFVVRRFDAERPWLVILLICLLFAVEGYTTTIWLLQPARRLLNHGYYRIAELLVLFVLLRLAAWGIAGNWPSAQWWTALLFNPLLLIEDAFFIVALVAAFLTWSRTLAISNIFIRLAPDTAEQQYYAILRSERSEGNQPMPANRVALQRSFAQQFLVGAIILLVCTAAMSIEMATIGAIRNPLIEGIGRLQLPSGLLAGLIGYFLTGFLLFSQARLAMMEARWLADDAVKSPGIERIWSQRTAWILLAVGLAAAFLPLGSTFLFSRLVSWLIWAVMWGVTAVFQILSFLFLMLFSFLMPNRTPPEVEPELLPSVPPFQPPLPQPTNPAQTDILAMILTSAFWAVAIVMGVLAFSYFLRERDVQLNSALPRQAWQAFLAWWRALWQGIKSQVDDIRQTLQTRRQSDAAPKTAHASRFVRLNALSPREKVRYFYLSTVKRAGREGVVRQESETPSEYAADLREKWPEASPDIDGLTEAFLQAQYGRQPVTETDIPPIKAQWQRVKASIRRRVGRWAVDGRP, encoded by the coding sequence GTGGCAACGGCCGTTTCCCAACTAGCCATAGCCATGCGCAGCCAACCAACCAACGTCCCCTTTTCCTGGTCGCAAAGCGTCGTCCAACCGGCGCTGGTCATCATCAACACTCTGGCGCTAATCAGCGGGCCTCTGTTTGTGGTGCGCCGTTTTGATGCGGAACGGCCGTGGTTGGTCATATTGCTCATCTGCCTGCTGTTTGCCGTGGAAGGGTACACCACCACCATCTGGCTGCTGCAACCGGCGCGCCGCCTGCTCAATCATGGCTATTATCGGATCGCCGAACTGCTGGTGCTGTTTGTGCTGCTGCGTCTGGCAGCCTGGGGCATTGCCGGCAATTGGCCCAGCGCTCAGTGGTGGACAGCGCTGTTGTTTAATCCGCTCTTGCTGATCGAAGACGCTTTTTTCATCGTGGCGTTGGTGGCGGCGTTTCTCACCTGGTCGCGCACACTGGCGATAAGCAACATTTTCATTCGTCTGGCTCCCGACACCGCTGAACAGCAGTATTACGCCATCCTACGGTCAGAACGCAGCGAAGGCAACCAGCCCATGCCGGCCAACCGGGTGGCACTGCAACGCAGTTTTGCCCAGCAGTTCCTGGTGGGCGCAATCATCCTGCTGGTTTGCACCGCGGCGATGTCTATTGAGATGGCGACTATCGGCGCGATTCGCAATCCACTAATCGAAGGGATCGGCCGTTTGCAGCTTCCGTCTGGCCTGTTAGCGGGGTTGATAGGCTACTTTTTGACCGGTTTTTTGCTGTTTAGCCAGGCGCGGCTGGCGATGATGGAGGCGCGCTGGCTGGCGGACGATGCTGTCAAAAGTCCGGGGATTGAGCGTATCTGGTCGCAGCGTACTGCCTGGATTTTGCTGGCGGTTGGATTGGCGGCCGCTTTTTTGCCGTTGGGTTCAACATTCCTGTTTAGCCGACTGGTAAGCTGGCTGATATGGGCGGTGATGTGGGGGGTAACGGCCGTTTTCCAAATTCTCTCCTTCCTCTTCCTGATGCTGTTCAGCTTCCTGATGCCCAACAGAACACCCCCTGAGGTAGAACCAGAACTCCTGCCGTCTGTGCCACCCTTTCAACCGCCGCTGCCCCAGCCAACCAACCCGGCGCAAACAGATATCCTGGCAATGATCCTTACCTCGGCTTTTTGGGCGGTGGCTATCGTCATGGGCGTTCTGGCTTTTTCTTATTTTTTGCGCGAGAGAGACGTGCAGCTAAACTCGGCGCTGCCGCGTCAGGCGTGGCAGGCCTTCCTGGCCTGGTGGCGCGCCCTTTGGCAGGGAATTAAATCCCAGGTTGATGACATTCGCCAGACGCTGCAAACACGCCGCCAGAGCGACGCAGCGCCCAAAACCGCACATGCCAGCCGATTTGTGCGCCTCAATGCCCTATCGCCGCGGGAAAAAGTGCGCTATTTTTACCTGTCTACGGTTAAACGCGCCGGCCGCGAAGGGGTTGTGCGGCAAGAAAGCGAAACACCATCCGAATATGCCGCGGACTTGAGAGAGAAGTGGCCGGAAGCCAGCCCAGATATTGACGGGCTGACCGAGGCGTTTTTACAAGCGCAGTACGGCCGTCAACCCGTGACAGAAACAGACATCCCCCCCATCAAGGCGCAGTGGCAGCGCGTGAAAGCCAGTATTCGCCGCCGCGTGGGGCGGTGGGCCGTAGACGGTAGGCCGTAG
- a CDS encoding CAP domain-containing protein produces the protein MSERLRLTEEDIAGVQQTVSAGLVRITVDDLTAVPPQPDTLPNLDALETLMFNMVNAARLEHGQRWLPNNQLKWHPGLTAVTRGHSADMLKRQYIEHISPDGVTAAQRITRYGITYLACGENIGVVYGAASHSEAGIYEIQHKFMNQPHKFSNHRGNLLNPLWTHVGIGLAYAPSGALVATQNFIAAISG, from the coding sequence ATGTCCGAGCGTTTACGGTTGACGGAAGAGGATATCGCGGGCGTACAGCAAACTGTTTCGGCGGGGTTGGTGCGGATTACGGTTGATGATTTAACGGCCGTTCCCCCCCAACCCGACACCTTGCCCAACCTGGACGCGCTGGAAACGCTCATGTTCAATATGGTCAACGCGGCCCGGCTGGAGCATGGACAGCGCTGGCTGCCGAACAACCAGTTGAAATGGCACCCAGGGTTAACGGCCGTCACCCGCGGCCATTCCGCCGATATGCTTAAGCGGCAGTACATAGAACACATCTCGCCCGATGGCGTGACCGCCGCCCAACGCATTACCCGCTACGGCATCACCTATTTGGCCTGCGGCGAAAATATCGGCGTGGTTTATGGCGCAGCCAGTCACAGCGAGGCCGGCATCTACGAGATTCAGCACAAGTTTATGAACCAACCGCATAAATTCAGCAACCATCGCGGCAACCTGCTCAATCCCTTGTGGACCCACGTGGGTATTGGCCTGGCCTACGCGCCCAGCGGCGCTCTGGTAGCCACACAGAATTTTATTGCTGCAATTAGTGGATAG
- a CDS encoding MoxR family ATPase, producing MSMIQDIQRFAEEIIGNVERVIIGKRDVLELLLVALLCEGHVLLEDVPGVGKTMLARAIAISLGVDFKRLQCTPDLLPNDVTGVSVFDQKQQAFTFIPGPTFTHILLADEINRATPRTQSALLEAMGERQVTVDGVTRELERPFFVMATQNPVEYEGTFPLPEAQLDRFFMKLSLGYLDEATENQMLLNLGGVHPIETIQAVRDGRQLPDLASQVWQIHVDDSLRQYIVSLVFATRRHKAVSLGASPRGSLALYRASQAYAALHGREFVLPDDIKKLVIPVLAHRCIVHPESALRGTKIETILADILTETPLEIGNL from the coding sequence ATGAGTATGATACAAGACATTCAGCGCTTCGCGGAAGAAATAATCGGCAACGTCGAGCGCGTGATCATTGGCAAGCGCGACGTGCTGGAACTGCTGTTGGTTGCTTTGTTATGCGAAGGTCACGTCTTGCTGGAGGATGTGCCCGGTGTGGGCAAAACCATGCTGGCGCGGGCCATCGCCATCAGCCTGGGGGTGGATTTTAAGCGGCTGCAATGCACCCCCGACCTGCTGCCCAACGATGTGACCGGCGTTTCGGTGTTCGACCAGAAACAGCAGGCGTTTACCTTTATCCCCGGCCCGACCTTCACCCACATTTTGCTGGCCGACGAGATTAACCGGGCCACGCCGCGCACCCAATCGGCGCTGCTGGAAGCGATGGGCGAGCGGCAGGTGACGGTGGATGGGGTAACGCGGGAGTTGGAACGGCCGTTTTTTGTCATGGCGACGCAAAATCCGGTGGAGTACGAAGGGACCTTCCCCCTGCCAGAAGCCCAGCTAGACCGCTTTTTTATGAAGTTGAGCCTGGGCTACCTGGACGAGGCCACTGAAAACCAGATGCTGCTCAACCTGGGCGGCGTCCACCCCATCGAAACCATTCAAGCCGTGCGCGACGGCCGTCAACTACCAGATTTAGCGTCCCAGGTTTGGCAGATTCACGTAGACGACAGCCTGCGGCAGTATATCGTCAGCCTGGTGTTTGCCACCCGCCGCCACAAAGCGGTGTCCCTGGGCGCCAGCCCGCGCGGCAGCCTGGCCCTATACCGGGCATCCCAGGCATACGCGGCGCTGCACGGCCGTGAGTTTGTTTTACCCGACGACATCAAAAAGCTCGTCATCCCCGTGCTGGCCCATCGCTGCATCGTCCACCCCGAAAGCGCCCTGCGCGGCACAAAAATCGAAACAATCCTGGCCGATATCTTGACTGAAACGCCGCTGGAAATCGGGAATTTATAA
- a CDS encoding Mov34/MPN/PAD-1 family protein, translating to MTSASTSSKTAVPPAPTTNDAKPLAPELGQLGSKQPPNLDEKGYLHGRTPGPAQVQIIVSQAALQQIDSHGRSNLYTELGGALLGRAYQFQGQVFVEIQAALPVVSADHGPVHFTFTADTWRQLHQDREQKYPNLEIVGWFHTHPYLGVFYSGDDVVVHSAAFTLPWHVGLVVDPGHDEACFFGWDTGELVPFPGFYELLDSQTTPYARWRVVRTSVWKDTSEAELARRAPAGPEPTTVYAPRSVNPSFNPGIGLIVGSLGLLLSFFLLVGWVLPLSQQVNRLENVVLMLADESLAASNAAACPDARLRILSPLTGQRYQTGATIEVIGTASHPNADRYRVEARPSGAENWVPLRTLNRDTTLGTLARWDTTTYAPGGYELRLTAVDPNNIRLANTDLCELQIELIP from the coding sequence ATGACTTCGGCATCAACATCCTCTAAAACGGCCGTTCCCCCCGCACCAACCACCAACGACGCCAAACCGCTCGCGCCGGAACTGGGCCAATTAGGCAGCAAACAGCCGCCCAACCTGGATGAGAAGGGCTATTTACACGGCCGTACACCCGGCCCGGCGCAGGTGCAAATCATCGTCAGCCAGGCGGCGCTGCAACAGATAGACAGTCACGGCCGTTCCAACCTGTATACCGAATTAGGCGGCGCGCTGTTAGGGCGCGCCTACCAGTTTCAGGGCCAGGTCTTTGTCGAAATCCAGGCCGCCCTGCCCGTCGTCAGCGCCGACCATGGGCCGGTGCATTTCACCTTCACCGCCGACACCTGGCGCCAACTCCACCAGGATCGGGAGCAAAAATACCCCAACCTGGAAATCGTCGGCTGGTTTCATACCCACCCCTACCTGGGCGTGTTTTACTCCGGCGACGATGTGGTGGTGCATTCGGCCGCCTTTACGCTGCCCTGGCATGTGGGCCTGGTAGTAGACCCCGGCCACGACGAAGCCTGTTTTTTCGGTTGGGACACGGGCGAACTAGTCCCCTTCCCCGGCTTTTATGAACTATTGGACAGCCAGACGACGCCCTATGCCCGTTGGCGGGTGGTGCGCACCTCGGTGTGGAAAGACACCAGCGAGGCAGAATTGGCGCGGCGCGCCCCAGCCGGCCCGGAACCAACCACCGTCTACGCGCCGCGCAGCGTCAACCCATCGTTCAACCCCGGAATTGGCCTGATTGTCGGCAGCCTGGGGCTGCTCCTGAGCTTTTTTTTGCTCGTTGGCTGGGTGCTGCCGCTAAGCCAACAGGTCAACCGCCTGGAAAACGTGGTGCTGATGCTGGCCGATGAATCCCTGGCGGCCAGCAACGCCGCCGCCTGCCCGGACGCCCGCCTGCGCATCTTGTCGCCGCTAACCGGACAGCGCTACCAGACCGGGGCGACGATTGAGGTGATAGGCACGGCCAGCCACCCCAACGCCGACCGGTATCGCGTGGAAGCACGGCCGTCCGGCGCTGAAAACTGGGTTCCGCTGCGTACCCTGAACCGGGACACCACCCTGGGCACGCTGGCCCGCTGGGATACCACTACTTACGCGCCCGGTGGGTATGAACTGCGGCTGACGGCCGTTGACCCCAACAACATCCGCCTGGCAAACACCGACCTATGCGAATTGCAAATCGAGCTAATTCCGTAA